A window of the Dyadobacter pollutisoli genome harbors these coding sequences:
- a CDS encoding glycoside hydrolase family 31 protein, giving the protein MHIIRPLLLILFFGVASTCLFAQTIQWQEIYPGVWKGLVGKPDDYDLLKAADTGPSVALNKLAKADFPLNKADITAQFDHGKTYLRLPLQANEQLFGFGLNFQTVHQRGKILHLHTDHYGKSDNGRTHAPVPFYVSSLGYGVFVNSAKYIDVYAGSNVRKDSKNPPKVMDRNTDKNWDAHPYSDAVEMLIPAEGIEIYVFAGPKPLNAIQRFNLLSGGGCLPPRWGLGFTQRVHRLYTSEQVKQEAKAFEEKGFPLDFIGLEPGWQSKSYPCTFEWDKSRFPDPAGFVKQMDAMGVKINLWTNPYVSPDAGIYKKILPYTGSHTVWNGVVPDLSMPEARKILFDQFEKEHVKIGVGGYKIDEVDGFDSYLWPDVATFPSGHTSEQIRQTYGLLVQKHSYEMFRRNNSRTYGLVRASNAGGASFPYVIYNDNYSHEDFITALINSGYAGVLWTPEVRASKTAEEWLRRFQTVCFSPMAMINAWSSGMQPWTFPEVAPQIKAIAELRMQMMPYWYSEFAKYHYEGTPPFRGMSLEEGFGNAVKKEVTSVNHQENPYEEAVTREVKDQYMAGEYLLVAPLFTGQTSRKVVLPKGKWYDFYTGKLAGDGEVITVSPGLDIIPVFVKDGGIIPMMPPMLHAPKAGQKVNLEIRHYGTSNGSYKLYDDDGTTFDYEKGNFAWREIKVERQKNGALQGSISKEETGKPNTVGTVTWRYMTK; this is encoded by the coding sequence ATGCATATCATCCGCCCGCTGTTGCTAATCCTATTTTTTGGCGTTGCTTCCACCTGTCTTTTTGCGCAAACCATTCAATGGCAGGAGATATATCCGGGTGTGTGGAAAGGCCTGGTTGGCAAGCCTGATGATTATGACTTGCTAAAAGCAGCGGATACCGGACCGTCCGTGGCATTGAATAAACTGGCTAAGGCCGATTTCCCTTTAAACAAAGCCGACATTACAGCACAGTTCGACCACGGGAAAACCTATCTCCGGTTACCATTACAAGCCAATGAACAGCTTTTTGGATTTGGTTTAAATTTCCAGACGGTACACCAGCGTGGAAAAATTCTTCATCTGCATACCGACCATTATGGTAAGTCCGACAATGGACGTACACATGCTCCTGTCCCTTTTTATGTGTCTTCGCTGGGGTATGGCGTGTTTGTCAACTCAGCCAAATACATTGATGTCTACGCCGGTTCCAATGTCCGTAAAGACAGTAAGAACCCGCCGAAAGTAATGGACCGCAATACTGATAAAAACTGGGACGCTCACCCCTACTCCGACGCGGTAGAAATGCTGATTCCGGCGGAAGGCATTGAAATTTATGTTTTCGCAGGACCTAAGCCATTAAATGCAATTCAACGCTTCAATTTGCTGAGCGGCGGCGGATGTTTGCCGCCTCGCTGGGGCCTGGGCTTTACCCAGCGGGTGCATCGGCTGTACACTTCCGAGCAGGTGAAGCAGGAAGCCAAAGCATTTGAAGAAAAAGGTTTCCCATTAGATTTTATTGGCCTCGAACCTGGCTGGCAAAGCAAATCTTACCCCTGTACATTTGAATGGGACAAATCCCGCTTCCCTGATCCTGCTGGCTTTGTGAAACAAATGGATGCTATGGGCGTCAAAATCAACCTTTGGACTAATCCGTATGTTTCACCGGACGCAGGAATTTATAAAAAAATACTGCCGTATACCGGCTCGCATACCGTTTGGAATGGCGTAGTACCAGACCTTTCCATGCCCGAGGCGAGAAAAATACTCTTTGACCAGTTTGAAAAAGAGCACGTCAAGATCGGCGTTGGCGGTTATAAGATTGATGAAGTAGACGGTTTTGATTCCTACCTCTGGCCTGATGTAGCGACTTTTCCTTCCGGCCATACTTCCGAACAAATACGCCAGACTTACGGCCTGCTGGTTCAGAAACACAGCTACGAGATGTTTCGGAGAAATAATTCCCGCACCTACGGGCTCGTACGGGCGTCAAATGCAGGAGGAGCGTCATTTCCCTATGTGATTTATAATGACAATTACAGCCACGAAGACTTCATTACCGCATTGATCAACAGCGGGTATGCGGGTGTACTTTGGACGCCCGAAGTACGTGCTTCCAAAACGGCCGAAGAATGGCTGAGACGTTTCCAAACCGTTTGCTTTTCACCCATGGCCATGATCAATGCATGGTCGAGCGGCATGCAGCCGTGGACATTCCCCGAAGTTGCGCCACAGATCAAGGCGATAGCAGAGTTACGGATGCAAATGATGCCTTACTGGTACTCCGAATTTGCCAAGTACCATTACGAAGGAACGCCTCCATTCCGCGGAATGAGCCTGGAAGAAGGCTTTGGCAATGCAGTTAAAAAGGAGGTTACCAGTGTCAATCATCAGGAAAATCCCTACGAAGAAGCTGTTACCAGGGAAGTGAAAGACCAATATATGGCTGGTGAATATTTGCTGGTGGCTCCGCTCTTCACCGGACAAACTTCCCGGAAAGTAGTGCTTCCAAAAGGCAAATGGTATGACTTCTACACCGGAAAACTGGCGGGTGACGGCGAGGTGATCACAGTATCGCCCGGGCTGGATATCATTCCGGTTTTTGTCAAAGACGGTGGTATCATTCCTATGATGCCTCCAATGCTCCACGCTCCGAAAGCCGGGCAAAAAGTCAATCTGGAAATTCGCCATTATGGTACCAGTAATGGAAGCTACAAGCTGTACGATGACGACGGCACCACTTTCGACTACGAGAAAGGGAATTTTGCCTGGCGGGAAATCAAGGTAGAGCGGCAGAAAAACGGTGCATTGCAGGGTAGCATTTCAAAAGAGGAGACCGGAAAGCCCAACACTGTTGGAACCGTAACCTGGCGCTACATGACCAAATAG
- a CDS encoding methionine aminotransferase yields MVLKARIQSKLPRVGTTIFTRMSRLAEENQAINLAQGFPEFDCSPDLQKLVDKYIRQGKNQYAPMAGVMGLREAISQKVYASGSREYHPESEITVTSGATEALYVAISTVVNRGDEVIVFEPAYDSYVPAIELNGGVPVFVTLDPQYESIDWEDVRSKISPQTRAIIINTPHNPTGKVWELSDLQQLSEIAEEHDLWVISDEVYEHIVFDDRPHISAASIPSLAERTFLCGSFGKTFHTTGWKLGYCLAPAELTVEFRKIHQFLVFSVVTPFQFAVAEYLAEPTHYLALSAFYERKRDLFLDAIKDIGFIMKPSEGSFFQNVSYEKLSDEKDQVLAERLTVEARVASIPVSSFYNEITDYKTLRFCFAKHDETLLRAAEALHKAMW; encoded by the coding sequence ATGGTTTTAAAGGCCAGGATACAGTCGAAACTTCCCAGGGTTGGGACTACTATTTTTACCAGAATGTCGCGGCTTGCGGAAGAGAATCAGGCCATTAATCTTGCGCAAGGTTTTCCTGAATTTGATTGTTCGCCCGATTTGCAAAAACTGGTCGATAAGTACATCAGGCAGGGAAAAAACCAGTATGCACCGATGGCCGGGGTAATGGGGCTTAGAGAGGCGATTTCACAGAAAGTGTATGCATCGGGTTCAAGGGAATATCATCCTGAATCGGAGATAACGGTTACCAGTGGAGCTACTGAGGCATTGTATGTGGCGATTAGCACCGTCGTGAACCGGGGTGATGAGGTGATCGTTTTTGAGCCTGCTTATGATAGTTATGTGCCTGCTATCGAGCTGAATGGCGGCGTACCGGTGTTTGTAACGCTTGATCCGCAGTACGAATCCATTGATTGGGAGGATGTCCGTTCCAAAATCAGCCCGCAAACCAGGGCCATTATCATTAACACACCTCATAATCCGACAGGGAAGGTTTGGGAGCTTTCCGATCTGCAGCAGCTTTCGGAGATCGCAGAGGAACATGATCTTTGGGTGATCAGCGACGAGGTTTACGAGCATATTGTATTTGATGATCGTCCCCACATTTCGGCTGCGTCCATTCCATCACTTGCGGAGCGCACATTTTTGTGTGGCTCCTTCGGGAAAACCTTTCATACGACCGGCTGGAAACTCGGCTACTGTCTCGCACCGGCTGAGCTGACGGTAGAATTTAGAAAAATACATCAGTTTTTGGTGTTCAGCGTTGTTACACCATTCCAGTTTGCGGTGGCAGAGTATCTGGCAGAGCCGACACATTACCTTGCACTTTCGGCGTTTTATGAGCGGAAGCGAGACCTTTTTCTGGATGCGATCAAGGACATTGGGTTTATTATGAAACCTTCGGAAGGGAGCTTTTTCCAGAATGTATCCTATGAAAAACTATCTGACGAAAAAGACCAGGTCCTTGCTGAGAGGCTAACCGTGGAGGCTCGCGTAGCATCGATTCCCGTATCCTCTTTTTATAACGAAATCACGGATTACAAAACGTTGCGATTCTGTTTTGCCAAACATGATGAAACACTTTTGCGGGCAGCAGAGGCATTGCATAAAGCAATGTGGTAA
- the parS gene encoding type II RES/Xre toxin-antitoxin system antitoxin has translation MKDIQYKMPEQSIPLRIAAEPEVMYMAMKRIDLFQVSQFHDLSQKLPFTQVEWAEILHISDRTLQRYLKENKPFEGLYAEHLHQLANMAELGLLVFASSKALEEWLRTPRVVLGQVQDFATLKSFWGVKLICNELGRIEHGVYI, from the coding sequence ATGAAAGATATACAATATAAAATGCCAGAGCAAAGCATTCCTCTCAGGATTGCAGCTGAGCCGGAAGTAATGTATATGGCCATGAAACGCATTGATCTTTTTCAGGTTAGCCAGTTTCATGATTTATCTCAAAAGCTACCATTCACACAAGTAGAGTGGGCGGAGATCTTGCACATTAGTGACAGGACTTTGCAGCGCTATCTCAAAGAAAACAAGCCATTTGAAGGGTTGTATGCAGAGCATTTGCACCAGCTAGCGAATATGGCTGAGCTGGGACTGCTGGTTTTTGCGTCGAGTAAAGCTTTGGAGGAATGGCTGCGTACGCCTCGGGTTGTGCTGGGGCAGGTACAGGATTTTGCTACCCTGAAATCTTTCTGGGGCGTGAAGCTGATCTGCAATGAGCTGGGCCGGATTGAACACGGGGTTTACATATGA
- a CDS encoding RES family NAD+ phosphorylase, with protein sequence MIVYRLAAKQYINDFTGTGAKLFGGRWNPVGHGCIYTSEHISLALLEKFVHANHKENMERIALLRIEIPDDPNLIFNTEEKLLKKSWADDITYSQWLGEQILGDLSIVAFTVPSAIVPSERNVILNPAAAEFKQVKFLPPVDFTTDFRLLSKLLS encoded by the coding sequence ATGATCGTATACCGGCTGGCGGCAAAGCAATACATTAATGATTTTACCGGAACGGGTGCAAAGCTGTTTGGCGGACGGTGGAACCCGGTTGGTCACGGCTGCATTTACACGAGCGAGCACATTTCGCTAGCCTTGCTGGAAAAATTTGTTCATGCCAATCATAAGGAAAATATGGAGCGCATTGCATTATTGCGCATTGAAATCCCTGATGACCCAAACCTGATTTTTAATACTGAGGAAAAGCTTTTGAAAAAATCGTGGGCTGACGACATTACCTACTCACAATGGCTTGGAGAGCAAATTTTGGGAGACTTGTCCATAGTTGCGTTTACAGTGCCGTCTGCTATTGTCCCTTCGGAAAGAAATGTGATACTGAATCCAGCCGCTGCGGAATTTAAGCAGGTGAAATTTCTGCCGCCGGTCGATTTTACTACCGATTTTCGTTTGCTCAGTAAGCTCCTTTCGTAA
- a CDS encoding ABC transporter permease, translating into MQFPSFIAKRIRHNEAGSFSATVSRIGVASIAVGVAVGIIAFAVLLGFKQTIQEKIFLFGAHINVSAFSQGNTYEEGPLALQNPVSAALPYMPEIKRWQAVAHKSGILKTPDEIKGVVMKGVGKDYDWATFKKNLVSGRLIGHTDSSSIKYGYSSEILISEKIASQLRLKAGDDVIMYSLQNPPRPRKLKVSGIYDTQMEEFDNNLIIGDIALVQRLNGWGKDSIGTYEIYLKDFRKLDAVAGDLRRVLPPAVYLQKVTSSFPQIFDWLILLDRNTAVFLTLILFVACFNMISILLVMIMERTPLIGLLKTLGSPNKQIRMVFLRVGLYMVRQGLIIGNISGLAICWLQYQFKLIPLDPVNYYMDTVPIVFDWPIFVMVNIVTAIISGLILLIPTLIITKIQPIRALLFKK; encoded by the coding sequence TTGCAATTCCCCTCATTCATCGCCAAACGGATACGCCATAATGAAGCCGGCTCATTCTCAGCCACAGTTTCAAGGATAGGTGTCGCCAGTATTGCAGTAGGGGTCGCAGTCGGGATTATTGCCTTTGCTGTGTTGCTCGGCTTCAAGCAAACCATTCAGGAAAAGATATTTCTGTTCGGGGCGCATATTAATGTAAGCGCCTTTTCGCAGGGCAATACCTACGAAGAAGGCCCGCTCGCACTTCAAAATCCGGTATCTGCGGCATTGCCCTATATGCCCGAAATCAAACGATGGCAGGCAGTAGCACATAAATCTGGCATCCTGAAAACACCCGACGAGATCAAAGGTGTGGTCATGAAAGGTGTCGGCAAGGACTATGACTGGGCTACATTCAAAAAGAACCTGGTATCAGGGAGATTAATCGGTCACACCGATTCGTCTTCCATTAAATACGGTTACTCCTCCGAAATTTTAATCAGTGAAAAAATCGCGTCGCAACTCCGCCTCAAAGCCGGTGATGATGTGATCATGTACTCGCTCCAAAATCCGCCGCGCCCGAGAAAATTGAAAGTGAGCGGCATTTATGACACCCAAATGGAGGAGTTCGACAATAATCTTATCATTGGAGATATCGCGCTCGTTCAACGTTTGAATGGCTGGGGCAAAGATTCCATCGGTACTTATGAGATCTATCTAAAAGACTTCCGGAAGCTGGATGCTGTTGCAGGCGATTTGAGAAGGGTACTGCCACCAGCTGTGTACCTGCAAAAAGTAACTAGCTCATTTCCCCAGATCTTCGATTGGCTGATATTGCTCGATCGTAACACCGCCGTATTTCTAACACTCATTCTCTTCGTCGCCTGTTTCAACATGATCTCCATTTTGCTCGTCATGATCATGGAGAGGACGCCATTGATAGGTCTTTTAAAAACACTCGGAAGTCCTAATAAGCAAATTAGAATGGTGTTTCTGAGAGTGGGGTTGTATATGGTAAGACAAGGCCTGATCATTGGCAACATTAGCGGACTGGCCATTTGCTGGCTGCAATATCAGTTCAAACTCATTCCGCTCGACCCGGTCAACTACTACATGGACACCGTACCCATTGTTTTCGACTGGCCCATTTTTGTGATGGTCAACATTGTGACCGCGATTATTTCAGGGCTAATATTATTGATACCCACGCTCATTATCACCAAAATACAGCCCATTAGGGCATTGCTTTTCAAAAAGTAA